Proteins co-encoded in one Ziziphus jujuba cultivar Dongzao chromosome 9, ASM3175591v1 genomic window:
- the LOC107427530 gene encoding BRASSINOSTEROID INSENSITIVE 1-associated receptor kinase 1-like, translated as YKWNYPGRARKFDKLGELGSLLEQFKWFHSNGIGQPSAITFPGSFHQQTDRRYSNQWFLYRDLSNNKLTGDIPTNGSFHLFTPISFTNNLLNEIPVVPPPPITPAPSAPPPPFTPTPSASSGNSATGAIAGVVAAGAALVYAAPAITLAWWRWRKLRDHFFDVPAEEDPEVHLGQLKRFSLRELQVATDGFSPKKILGRGGFGKFYKGRLADVSLVAVKRLRDERTQGGKLQFQTEVEMISMAVHRNLLRLRGFCMSPTERLLVYPYMANGSVASCLRERPKSQPPLDWQIRQCIALGAAKGLAYLHDHCDPKIIHRDVKAANILLDEEFEAVVGDFRLAKLMDYKNTHVTTAVRGTIGHIAPECVSTGKSSEKTDVFGYGVMLLELITGQRAFDLAQLANDDDVMLLDWMEGLLKDRRVETLVDSDLHGNYIDDEVEQLIQLALLCTQGSPAERPKMSEVVRMLEGDGLAERWESGRKRRCSAKTLITITTIKLLIGSWLTPAHKSLQMSCLVPDN; from the exons TATAAGTGGAACTATCCCGGAAGAGCTAGGAAATTTGACAAACTTGGTGAGCTTGGATCTTTACTTGAACAATTTAAGTGGTTCCATTCCAACGGCATTGGGCAACCTTCAGCAATTACATTTCCT GGATCTTTCCATCAACAAACTGACAGGAGATATTCCAACCAATGGTTCTTATACAGGGATCTTTCCAACAACAAACTGACAGGAGATATTCCAACCAATGgttcttttcatttattcacTCCCATCAG TTTTACAAATAATCTACTGAACGAAATCCCAGTTGTACCACCTCCTCCTATTACTCCCGCACCATCAGCACCACCTCCTCCCTTTACTCCCACACCATCAGCGTCTTCag GTAATAGTGCAACTGGAGCCATTGCTGGAGtagttgctgctggtgctgctcTGGTTTATGCTGCTCCAGCAATCACACTTGCTTGGTGGCGATGGCGGAAACTGCGGGATCATTTCTTTGATGTGCCTG CTGAAGAGGATCCAGAAGTTCATCTGGGACAGCTCAAAAGATTTTCTCTTCGTGAGCTACAAGTTGCAACAGATggttttagcccaaaaaaaattcTAGGTAGAGGTGGATTTGGTAAGTTTTATAAAGGACGCTTGGCTGATGTATCTCTTGTGGCTGTAAAAAGACTTAGAGATGAACGTACACAGGGTGGGAAGCTGCAGTTTCAGACAGAGGTAGAAATGATCAGCATGGCTGTGCATCGTAATCTACTTCGACTTCGCGGATTTTGCATGTCACCTACTGAACGGTTGCTTGTCTACCCTTATATGGCTAATGGAAGTGTAGCATCGTGTTTGAGAG AGCGTCCCAAGTCTCAGCCACCTCTTGATTGGCAAATACGGCAATGCATCGCATTGGGTGCTGCAAAGGGGCTTGCATATTTACATGATCATTGTGATCCTAAGATTATTCACCGTGATGTGAAAGCTgcaaatatattattagatGAAGAATTTGAGGCAGTTGTAGGAGATTTTCGGTTGGCTAAACTCATGGATTATAAAAATACTCATGTGACCACTGCTGTACGTGGCACAATTGGACATATAGCACCAGAATGCGTCTCAACTGGAAAATCTTCGGAAAAAACTGATGTTTTTGGGTATGGTGTTATGCTTCTTGAACTCATCACTGGACAAAGGGCTTTTGATCTAGCTCAGCTTGCAAATGATGATGATGTCATGTTACTTGATTGG aTGGAAGGACTCTTGAAAGATCGGAGGGTGGAAACACTGGTTGATTCTGATCTACATGGCAATTACATTGACGATGAGGTAGAGCAGCTAATCCAACTAGCTCTACTGTGCACGCAAGGGTCCCCAGCGGAACGGCCCAAAATGTCAGAAGTTGTAAGAATGCTTGAAGGTGATGGCTTGGCTGAAAGATGGGAGAGTGGCAGAAAGAGGAGATGTTCCGCCAAGACTTTAATAACCATAACCACCATCAAGCTTCTAATTGGATCGTGGCTGACTCCAGCTCACAAATCCCTGCAGATGAGTTGTCTGGTCCCAGATAATTAA
- the LOC107427529 gene encoding BRASSINOSTEROID INSENSITIVE 1-associated receptor kinase 1 isoform X2, with product MEMTERVISVISAASSFLWLILLFGLVGKASANAEGDALNALKTNLADPNNVLQSWDATLVNPCTWFHVTCNSENSVTRVDLGNANLSGQLVSQLGQLLNLQYLELYSNNISGTIPEELGNLTNLVSLDLYLNNLSGSIPTTLGNLQKLRFLRLNNNSLSGNIPMSLTTVTSLQVLDLSNNLLTGDIPINGSFQLFTPISFTNNKLKPLPDTPPPPITPTPSAPSGNSATGAIAGGVAAGAALLFAAPAIALAWWRRRKPQDHFFDVPAEEDPEVHLGQLKRFSLRELQVATDSFSNKNILGRGGFGKVYKGRLADGSLVAVKRLKEERTQGGELQFQTEVEMISMAVHRNLLRLRGFCMTPTERLLVYPYMANGSVASCLRERPESQSPLDWQIRQRIALGSARGLAYLHDHCDPKIIHRDVKAANILLDEEFEAVVGDFGLAKLMDYKDTHVTTAVRGTIGHIAPEYLSTGKSSEKTDVFGYGVMLLELITGQRAFDLARLANDDDVMLLDWVKGLLKDRRLETLVDSDLQGNYIDDEVEQLIQVALLCTQGSPMERPKMSEVVRMLEGDGLAERWEEWQKEEMFRQDYNNHNHHQASSWIVADSSSQIPADELSGPR from the exons atggaAATGACGGAGCGAGTGATCTCGGTGATTTCTGCGGCTTCTTCTTTTCTGTGGCTTATTCTGCTGTTTGGTTTGGTGGGAAAAGCGTCTGCAAATGCCgaag GTGATGCTTTGAATGCGTTGAAGACGAACTTAGCCGATCCTAACAATGTCCTGCAGAGTTGGGATGCCACGCTCGTCAATCCCTGCACATGGTTTCACGTTACTTGTAATAGCGAAAACAGTGTTACAAGAGT TGATCTTGGCAATGCAAATCTTTCTGGTCAACTGGTTTCACAGCTTGGCCAGCTTTTGAATTTACAGTACTT GGAGCTTTATAGTAATAATATAAGTGGAACTATCCCGGAAGAGCTAGGAAATTTGACAAACTTGGTGAGCTTGGATCTTTACTTGAACAATTTAAGTGGTTCCATTCCAACGACATTGGGCAACCTTCAAAAATTACGTTTCCT CCGTCTGAACAACAATAGTTTGTCTGGAAACATTCCCATGTCTTTAACCACGGTTACATCACTGCAAGTCCT GGATCTTTCCAACAACTTACTGACAGGAGATATTCCAATCAATggttcttttcaattattcactcCCATCAG TTTTACTAATAACAAACTGAAACCACTTCCAGATACACCACCCCCTCCTATTACTCCCACACCATCAGCTCCTTCAG GGAATAGTGCAACTGGAGCCATTGCTGGAGgagttgctgctggtgctgctcTGCTTTTTGCTGCTCCTGCAATTGCACTTGCTTGGTGGCGACGGCGGAAACCGCAGGATCATTTCTTTGATGTTCCTG CTGAGGAGGATCCAGAAGTTCATCTGGGACAGCTCAAAAGATTTTCTCTCCGTGAGCTACAAGTTGCAACAGATAGTTTTAGCAATAAAAATATCCTAGGTAGAGGTGGATTTGGTAAGGTTTATAAAGGACGCTTGGCTGATGGTTCTCTAGTGGCTGTAAAAAGACTGAAAGAGGAGCGTACTCAGGGTGGGGAGCTGCAGTTTCAGACGGAGGTAGAAATGATCAGTATGGCTGTGCATCGTAATCTACTTCGACTACGTGGATTTTGCATGACACCTACTGAACGGTTACTTGTCTACCCTTATATGGCTAATGGAAGTGTAGCATCATGTTTGAGAG AGCGTCCTGAATCCCAGTCACCACTTGATTGGCAAATACGGCAACGCATTGCGTTGGGTTCTGCAAGGGGGCTTGCATATTTACATGATCATTGTGATCCTAAGATTATTCACCGTGATGTGAAAGCTgcaaatatattattagatGAAGAATTTGAGGCGGTTGTAGGAGATTTTGGGTTGGCTAAACTCATGGATTATAAAGATACTCATGTTACCACTGCTGTACGTGGCACAATTGGACATATAGCACCAGAATACCTCTCAACTGGAAAATCTTCAGAAAAAACTGATGTTTTTGGATATGGGGTTATGCTTCTTGAACTCATCACTGGACAAAGGGCTTTTGATCTAGCTCGGCTTGCAAATGATGACGATGTCATGTTACTTGATTGG gTGAAAGGACTCCTGAAAGATCGAAGGCTGGAAACACTGGTTGATTCTGATCTACAGGGAAATTACATCGACGATGAGGTAGAGCAGCTGATCCAAGTAGCTCTACTGTGCACGCAAGGGTCCCCAATGGAACGGCCCAAGATGTCAGAAGTTGTAAGAATGCTTGAAGGTGATGGCTTAGCTGAAAGATGGGAGGAGTGGCAGAAAGAGGAGATGTTCCGCCAAGACTATAATAACCATAACCACCATCAAGCTTCTAGTTGGATCGTGGCTGACTCCAGCTCACAAATCCCTGCAGATGAGTTGTCTGGTCCCAGATAA
- the LOC107427529 gene encoding BRASSINOSTEROID INSENSITIVE 1-associated receptor kinase 1 isoform X1 gives MEMTERVISVISAASSFLWLILLFGLVGKASANAEGDALNALKTNLADPNNVLQSWDATLVNPCTWFHVTCNSENSVTRVDLGNANLSGQLVSQLGQLLNLQYLELYSNNISGTIPEELGNLTNLVSLDLYLNNLSGSIPTTLGNLQKLRFLRLNNNSLSGNIPMSLTTVTSLQVLDLSNNLLTGDIPINGSFQLFTPISFTNNKLKPLPDTPPPPITPTPSAPSGGNSATGAIAGGVAAGAALLFAAPAIALAWWRRRKPQDHFFDVPAEEDPEVHLGQLKRFSLRELQVATDSFSNKNILGRGGFGKVYKGRLADGSLVAVKRLKEERTQGGELQFQTEVEMISMAVHRNLLRLRGFCMTPTERLLVYPYMANGSVASCLRERPESQSPLDWQIRQRIALGSARGLAYLHDHCDPKIIHRDVKAANILLDEEFEAVVGDFGLAKLMDYKDTHVTTAVRGTIGHIAPEYLSTGKSSEKTDVFGYGVMLLELITGQRAFDLARLANDDDVMLLDWVKGLLKDRRLETLVDSDLQGNYIDDEVEQLIQVALLCTQGSPMERPKMSEVVRMLEGDGLAERWEEWQKEEMFRQDYNNHNHHQASSWIVADSSSQIPADELSGPR, from the exons atggaAATGACGGAGCGAGTGATCTCGGTGATTTCTGCGGCTTCTTCTTTTCTGTGGCTTATTCTGCTGTTTGGTTTGGTGGGAAAAGCGTCTGCAAATGCCgaag GTGATGCTTTGAATGCGTTGAAGACGAACTTAGCCGATCCTAACAATGTCCTGCAGAGTTGGGATGCCACGCTCGTCAATCCCTGCACATGGTTTCACGTTACTTGTAATAGCGAAAACAGTGTTACAAGAGT TGATCTTGGCAATGCAAATCTTTCTGGTCAACTGGTTTCACAGCTTGGCCAGCTTTTGAATTTACAGTACTT GGAGCTTTATAGTAATAATATAAGTGGAACTATCCCGGAAGAGCTAGGAAATTTGACAAACTTGGTGAGCTTGGATCTTTACTTGAACAATTTAAGTGGTTCCATTCCAACGACATTGGGCAACCTTCAAAAATTACGTTTCCT CCGTCTGAACAACAATAGTTTGTCTGGAAACATTCCCATGTCTTTAACCACGGTTACATCACTGCAAGTCCT GGATCTTTCCAACAACTTACTGACAGGAGATATTCCAATCAATggttcttttcaattattcactcCCATCAG TTTTACTAATAACAAACTGAAACCACTTCCAGATACACCACCCCCTCCTATTACTCCCACACCATCAGCTCCTTCAGGTG GGAATAGTGCAACTGGAGCCATTGCTGGAGgagttgctgctggtgctgctcTGCTTTTTGCTGCTCCTGCAATTGCACTTGCTTGGTGGCGACGGCGGAAACCGCAGGATCATTTCTTTGATGTTCCTG CTGAGGAGGATCCAGAAGTTCATCTGGGACAGCTCAAAAGATTTTCTCTCCGTGAGCTACAAGTTGCAACAGATAGTTTTAGCAATAAAAATATCCTAGGTAGAGGTGGATTTGGTAAGGTTTATAAAGGACGCTTGGCTGATGGTTCTCTAGTGGCTGTAAAAAGACTGAAAGAGGAGCGTACTCAGGGTGGGGAGCTGCAGTTTCAGACGGAGGTAGAAATGATCAGTATGGCTGTGCATCGTAATCTACTTCGACTACGTGGATTTTGCATGACACCTACTGAACGGTTACTTGTCTACCCTTATATGGCTAATGGAAGTGTAGCATCATGTTTGAGAG AGCGTCCTGAATCCCAGTCACCACTTGATTGGCAAATACGGCAACGCATTGCGTTGGGTTCTGCAAGGGGGCTTGCATATTTACATGATCATTGTGATCCTAAGATTATTCACCGTGATGTGAAAGCTgcaaatatattattagatGAAGAATTTGAGGCGGTTGTAGGAGATTTTGGGTTGGCTAAACTCATGGATTATAAAGATACTCATGTTACCACTGCTGTACGTGGCACAATTGGACATATAGCACCAGAATACCTCTCAACTGGAAAATCTTCAGAAAAAACTGATGTTTTTGGATATGGGGTTATGCTTCTTGAACTCATCACTGGACAAAGGGCTTTTGATCTAGCTCGGCTTGCAAATGATGACGATGTCATGTTACTTGATTGG gTGAAAGGACTCCTGAAAGATCGAAGGCTGGAAACACTGGTTGATTCTGATCTACAGGGAAATTACATCGACGATGAGGTAGAGCAGCTGATCCAAGTAGCTCTACTGTGCACGCAAGGGTCCCCAATGGAACGGCCCAAGATGTCAGAAGTTGTAAGAATGCTTGAAGGTGATGGCTTAGCTGAAAGATGGGAGGAGTGGCAGAAAGAGGAGATGTTCCGCCAAGACTATAATAACCATAACCACCATCAAGCTTCTAGTTGGATCGTGGCTGACTCCAGCTCACAAATCCCTGCAGATGAGTTGTCTGGTCCCAGATAA